From the Cucurbita pepo subsp. pepo cultivar mu-cu-16 chromosome LG05, ASM280686v2, whole genome shotgun sequence genome, one window contains:
- the LOC111794733 gene encoding glycine cleavage system H protein 3, mitochondrial-like — protein sequence MALRMWASSTANALRLSSSSKTHLSPPFSISRCFSTVLDGLKYASSHEWVKHEGPVATIGITDHAQDHLGEVVFVDLPESGAPVSQGKSFGAVESVKATSDINSPISGEIVEVNPQLKDSPGLINSSPYEGGWMIKVKPSNPAELDSLFGPKEYTKFCEEEDAAH from the exons aTGGCTCTAAGAATGTGGGCTTCTTCCACTGCTAATGCTCTCAGACTCTCTTCTTCATCCAAAACCCATCTCTCTCCTCCATTTTCTATCTCCAGATGCTTTTCTactg TTTTGGATGGACTGAAGTATGCTTCTTCACATGAGTGGGTGAAACATGAGGGCCCTGTTGCTACCATTGGCATCACTGACCATGCTCAG GACCATCTGGGAGAAGTGGTGTTCGTGGATCTGCCAGAATCAGGAGCTCCGGTTTCTCAAGGTAAGAGCTTTGGAGCAGTGGAGAGTGTAAAAGCAACCAGTGATATCAACTCCCCAATCTCTGGTGAGATTGTTGAAGTTAATCCACAGCTGAAGGATTCACCTGGTTTG ATCAATTCAAGTCCATATGAAGGAggttggatgataaaagtgaAGCCAAGCAATCCAGCTGAATTAGATTCCTTGTTTGGTCCAAAAGAATACACAAAGTTTtgtgaggaagaagatgcagCGCACTAG